A single Candidatus Desulfofervidus auxilii DNA region contains:
- a CDS encoding dihydroorotate dehydrogenase electron transfer subunit, protein MFLEIAKVVKHIHFVIEDAEAFHLLILNAPKIASCAKPGQFLMVKISNNFDPLLRRPFSIFFCEKEKIAILYKVVGKGTKLMTYWKEGDNVNILGPLGNGFKVCSLSSIWLLAGGAGIAPLFFLAKVLKKKKANFKFIWGLRYKVHSELLAFLKENFDITIYTEDGSLGYQGLIMDGVKKFFDKKKPNFIYACGPLPMLKALAIWNKDKKIPMQISLETNMACGIGACLGCVVSTKAGYCKVCQDGPIFDIEEIIWK, encoded by the coding sequence ATGTTTCTTGAAATTGCTAAAGTTGTTAAGCATATCCATTTTGTAATAGAGGATGCAGAAGCATTTCATCTTCTTATCTTAAATGCTCCTAAGATTGCTTCATGTGCAAAACCTGGTCAATTTTTAATGGTAAAGATAAGTAATAATTTTGACCCTCTTTTGCGTCGTCCTTTTTCTATCTTTTTTTGTGAAAAAGAAAAAATAGCCATTCTTTACAAAGTTGTTGGAAAAGGCACAAAACTTATGACTTATTGGAAAGAAGGAGATAATGTAAATATTCTTGGCCCTTTAGGTAATGGATTTAAAGTTTGTTCCCTTTCTTCAATCTGGCTTTTGGCTGGGGGTGCGGGCATTGCCCCTCTTTTTTTTCTAGCAAAAGTGTTAAAAAAGAAAAAAGCTAATTTTAAATTTATTTGGGGATTGCGTTATAAGGTTCATTCTGAACTTTTAGCATTTTTAAAGGAAAACTTTGATATAACTATTTATACTGAAGATGGAAGCTTAGGTTATCAAGGTCTGATAATGGATGGAGTAAAAAAATTTTTTGATAAAAAAAAGCCTAACTTTATTTATGCTTGTGGCCCTTTGCCTATGTTAAAAGCATTAGCCATTTGGAATAAAGATAAAAAAATTCCTATGCAAATCTCTTTAGAGACTAATATGGCATGTGGGATTGGAGCATGTCTAGGATGTGTTGTTTCTACTAAAGCTGGTTATTGTAAAGTATGTCAAGATGGACCTATATTTGATATTGAGGAGATAATATGGAAATAA
- the pgeF gene encoding peptidoglycan editing factor PgeF encodes MLYKKGKLPFFQFSNFSHFSFLKHAIFTRLGGYSHGRYASLNISYEVGDEPEIVKKNLFLIKNLFAAKNIVWSEQIHSNKVFVVEKDQKSPVKGYDALITNLPKIMLLIKLADCQGILLCDPVHKIIAAIHCGWRGNVVNVIENTIKTMQNKFNTSPKDIWAGISPSLGPCCGEFKDYKKLLPKDFWQYKINNCYFDWWTISKKQLIAAGVPEKQIEIANICTVCDRRFFSYRRDGKKTGRFAVVIMLKDVS; translated from the coding sequence ATGTTATATAAAAAAGGCAAGTTGCCTTTCTTTCAATTTTCTAATTTTTCTCATTTTTCTTTTTTAAAACATGCTATTTTTACCCGTCTTGGTGGTTATAGTCATGGTCGTTATGCAAGTTTAAATATAAGTTATGAAGTAGGTGATGAACCTGAAATTGTAAAGAAAAATCTTTTTTTAATAAAAAATTTGTTTGCTGCCAAAAATATTGTTTGGTCAGAGCAGATACACAGTAATAAGGTATTTGTTGTTGAAAAAGATCAAAAAAGCCCTGTTAAGGGATATGATGCCCTTATTACCAATTTACCTAAAATTATGCTTTTAATAAAATTGGCTGATTGTCAGGGTATTTTACTTTGTGATCCGGTACACAAGATAATTGCTGCTATTCATTGTGGTTGGCGTGGTAATGTAGTAAATGTAATTGAAAATACTATAAAAACTATGCAAAATAAATTTAATACATCCCCAAAAGATATTTGGGCAGGAATAAGCCCATCTTTAGGCCCTTGTTGTGGAGAATTTAAAGATTATAAAAAATTATTACCAAAAGATTTTTGGCAATATAAAATTAATAATTGTTATTTTGATTGGTGGACTATTTCAAAAAAACAACTCATAGCTGCTGGTGTACCTGAAAAACAAATTGAAATTGCAAATATCTGTACTGTATGTGATAGACGCTTTTTTTCCTATAGACGAGATGGTAAAAAGACAGGGCGATTTGCTGTTGTAATCATGCTTAAAGATGTTTCTTGA
- a CDS encoding dihydroorotate dehydrogenase, with protein sequence MNLSVKLGRLELKTPVLVASGTFGYGEEYAKLIDLNKLGGIVVKGTSLKPKRGNPPPRLAEVPCGLLNAIGLENIGVEKFIKEKLPFLKRFDTKIIVNIFGFTVEEYAILAEKLDNVGIDALEINVSCPNIEAGGKSFGTDPEMVSKITKAVREKTNLPLFVKLPPQVTDIVILAKAAVSSGADGVSLINSFPAMAIDIHTRKPKLGNVTGGLSGPCLKPIALKMVWEVVKTLSIPVMGIGGIMTAEDALEYLIAGAKAIQIGTANFLNPFTAIEVTEGIKNYLKNYNLKDINNLINSLKVEEN encoded by the coding sequence ATAAATCTTTCAGTAAAATTAGGTAGACTTGAACTTAAAACACCTGTCCTTGTAGCATCAGGCACCTTTGGTTATGGGGAAGAATATGCTAAATTAATAGATTTGAATAAATTAGGTGGAATTGTTGTCAAAGGTACTTCTCTAAAACCAAAAAGAGGAAATCCTCCACCACGTTTAGCAGAAGTTCCTTGTGGTTTACTTAATGCTATTGGACTTGAAAATATAGGAGTAGAAAAATTTATTAAAGAAAAACTGCCATTTTTAAAAAGATTTGATACAAAAATTATTGTCAATATTTTTGGTTTTACAGTTGAAGAATATGCAATTTTAGCTGAAAAATTAGACAATGTTGGTATAGATGCATTAGAGATAAATGTCTCTTGTCCAAATATTGAAGCTGGAGGAAAAAGCTTTGGCACAGACCCCGAAATGGTTAGTAAGATCACTAAGGCTGTACGAGAAAAAACTAATTTACCTTTATTTGTTAAACTCCCACCTCAGGTAACAGATATTGTAATTTTAGCAAAAGCAGCTGTTTCATCAGGAGCAGATGGTGTATCACTTATCAATAGCTTTCCAGCAATGGCAATAGACATTCATACTCGTAAGCCAAAGTTAGGTAATGTAACAGGAGGGCTTTCTGGCCCTTGTTTAAAGCCAATTGCTTTAAAAATGGTATGGGAAGTGGTGAAAACACTTTCTATACCAGTAATGGGTATTGGTGGCATTATGACAGCAGAAGATGCTTTAGAATATTTAATTGCAGGGGCAAAGGCAATACAAATTGGCACAGCCAATTTTTTGAATCCTTTTACTGCTATTGAAGTGACTGAAGGGATAAAAAATTATCTTAAAAATTATAATTTAAAAGATATTAATAATTTAATTAATAGCTTAAAAGTGGAGGAAAATTAA